Genomic window (Bacillus marinisedimentorum):
CTTACCTATAAAAAAACCGCCGATTGGCGGGCCTTAAGGCGAAGACAGAAGCGCAGCTGTCCTTATCTGCTATTACTGCTTCCCTATGCGATTAAAAAAACCGGGGCTAAATCACGCCCCAGGTTTCAAGAATATGCTCTAATTGTGTTTTTGTTTCATTAATGGTTCCGTTGTTATCAATAACCGCATCAGCAAGCGGCACCTTTTGGCTGAGGGGCATTTGCGAACCAATGCGGGCCATTGCCTCTTCTTCTGACAGGGTGTTCCGCTCCATCAGGCGTTCCAACTGGGTGTCATCATCGGTATAAACAAGAATGATCCGATCCACCATTTTCTCCAGTTTGCTTTCAAATAACAAAGGGATATCCATCACAACTGCCTGATGGCCCTTTTGTATGTAAGCTTCCTTCTCAAAGAGCATATATTTCCGGACAGCAGGATGCACAATCGAATTCAGGACCGCCCTTTCATTTTCATCATGAAAGACGATGCTTCCAAGGGCTTCCCTATTTATCGTTTTGTCCTCGTTCAAGATGCCAGTGCCAAAATGCTCGACAACTTCTTTATATGTTTCATGCCCCGGTTCCACGACCGTCCGTGCCGCAATATCAGCATCAATGACGGGGAGGCCGAGCTCCCGCATCATTTGCGAAACCGTGCTCTTTCCACTGGCAATTCCGCCGGTGAGTCCAATGACCACAGCCATAATCCAACCCCCTTACATTCTCCATACACCCAGCATAATAAGGATGAAACCGGGCAGGAGCGATACTTTTTTCAGCAAGCCGGTGTTCGCCAGGCGCATACCGGTTTTCATGCCTCCCAATACAAGCAGTGAACTCATCGCTGCAGTAAGGAAAGCGGTAATTAGCGGCGAAAAATCAAGCATCGCGGCTCCCAGACCGGCTCCAAACGCATCAAGAGCAAGAGCGGTCCCCAGAAGTACTGCCTCAATTCCTCTGATTTCACCTGACCTGTCCATATCCGCCGACATGGGCTTTCGCAAAATTGAAATGACAAGTCCGAGTGATTTCACTTCAAACTTGAATTCAAGCGGGCCGTTGTTTTCTCGGTCTGAATGCTCCTGCTTGAAAAATTGGTAAATGACCCATATGCCGATGAGGATCAAAACCAGGCCCCCCGCATGGCTTGCCGTTTCTGGTGACAGTATGGTTGAGACCGCTTTTCCGGCTGTCATAGCAAGCAGCATGCTGGCAGCTGAGCACACGGCAATGATGGCAATCGACCGGTGCGGGATTTTCATACCGCGCATTCCATAGGTGAAACCAACGTTGAAACTATCAAGGCTGACAGCGAACGCGAGCATTATCAGTGGGATGATTTGCATCATTTCCGGCCCCTTTCCCATATTTCACGTGATAGTATATGGGCAAAACCGGTAAAATGTTAGTGTATTCTGCGTTTTTTACCGATGAATATCAGGACGGACTTATTTCCATAGTGCCGGCGGGAATAACGGGCATTCTTCCGATTACTCCTGACAGGCCGGGCAGTAATGAGTGCCGCGGCCGCCTACTGTCTTCTTCTCGATTTCCTTGCCGCAATTCCGGCACGGCTCGCCGTTTCGGGCATACACAAAATGCTCAAGCTGGAACATTCCGATTTTCCCCTGAGTGTTGACATAACTGCGGACCGTGCTGCCGCCTTTATCGACTGCCTCACTGAGAGTGTTTTTTATACTTAAATGAAGCTTTTCCACTTCCTCTTTCGTCAAGCCTGCCGCAGGCCGATCCGGCATGATTCCTGCGCGGAACAATGCCTCGTCCACATAAATATTACCCAGCCCCGCTACCGCCCGCTGGTCAAGCAGCACAGTTTTGACATTCCTGCTTGTCTTCCGGAACTGCCTTTCCAGGTCATCAGCGGCAAAGCTTTCAGAGAGGGGTTCAGGACCCAGGCCTGAAAGAGGAGGCAGCTCCTCTTCAGTGCCTTTTTTAAAAAGATGAAGCGTCCCGAACTTCCTGACATCCTGATACCGCAATTCCGTGCCGTCAGTAAATGTGAAAAGGGCATGTGTATGCGCTGCTACCGGTTCAGCGGAACGGAACAGGCCATACCGCCCTTCCATCCGTAAGTGGGAAAGCATGACATCATCATCAAGGATGAATTTTAAAAACTTTCCCCTCCGCCTGACATCCCGAATGGTTTGCCCTTTTATATCCAGGCAAAAGAGTTCAGCGTCATCCGGGTGCTTCACCATTTTCGGCCACGCCACTTTACAGCCGGCGATCTGTTTTCCGACCACAAGTTCTTTCAATGTTTCCTTAACTGTTTCAACTTCCGGAAGCTCAGGCATGGTCATTCTCCTTTCGTGCGGCAGTTACTTTGCGTCATACCATGTTGAACCGAAGGAATAATCCACCTTCAGCGGCACTGATAAATCAACCGCCTTTTCCATAACCTCGGGAACAATTTTCTTTAACGTTTCAATCTCATCCTGCGGTGCTTCGAAAATCAATTCGTCATGGACCTGCAGCAGCATGCGTGTCCTCAGGTTTTCTTTTTCCAGTCGTTCAGCCATATCAATCATTGCTTTTTTGATGATATCGGCGGCACTTCCCTGGATTGGCGTATTCATCGCTGTCCGTTCCGCGAAACTCCTTTTATTAAAATTACGGCTTGTAATATCAGGAATATATCTTCTTCTTTTCATGATGGTCGTCACATATCCATTTTGCTTGGCTTCCTGGACA
Coding sequences:
- the coaE gene encoding dephospho-CoA kinase (Dephospho-CoA kinase (CoaE) performs the final step in coenzyme A biosynthesis.), which encodes MAVVIGLTGGIASGKSTVSQMMRELGLPVIDADIAARTVVEPGHETYKEVVEHFGTGILNEDKTINREALGSIVFHDENERAVLNSIVHPAVRKYMLFEKEAYIQKGHQAVVMDIPLLFESKLEKMVDRIILVYTDDDTQLERLMERNTLSEEEAMARIGSQMPLSQKVPLADAVIDNNGTINETKTQLEHILETWGVI
- the ytaF gene encoding sporulation membrane protein YtaF, encoding MMQIIPLIMLAFAVSLDSFNVGFTYGMRGMKIPHRSIAIIAVCSAASMLLAMTAGKAVSTILSPETASHAGGLVLILIGIWVIYQFFKQEHSDRENNGPLEFKFEVKSLGLVISILRKPMSADMDRSGEIRGIEAVLLGTALALDAFGAGLGAAMLDFSPLITAFLTAAMSSLLVLGGMKTGMRLANTGLLKKVSLLPGFILIMLGVWRM
- the mutM gene encoding DNA-formamidopyrimidine glycosylase: MPELPEVETVKETLKELVVGKQIAGCKVAWPKMVKHPDDAELFCLDIKGQTIRDVRRRGKFLKFILDDDVMLSHLRMEGRYGLFRSAEPVAAHTHALFTFTDGTELRYQDVRKFGTLHLFKKGTEEELPPLSGLGPEPLSESFAADDLERQFRKTSRNVKTVLLDQRAVAGLGNIYVDEALFRAGIMPDRPAAGLTKEEVEKLHLSIKNTLSEAVDKGGSTVRSYVNTQGKIGMFQLEHFVYARNGEPCRNCGKEIEKKTVGGRGTHYCPACQE